In the genome of Apodemus sylvaticus chromosome 2, mApoSyl1.1, whole genome shotgun sequence, one region contains:
- the LOC127677431 gene encoding olfactory receptor 2A1/2A42-like gives MEENQTMVTEFVLLGFCLGPRIHLVLFLLFSLFYTLTILGNGTILAIICLDSRLHTPMYFFLSHLAIVDMAYACNTVPQTLINLLDETRPISFAGCMTQTFLFLTFAHTECVLLVVMSYDRYVAICHPLHYTIIMNWRVCTILAAVSWIVSFLLALVHLVLILRLPFCGPHEINHFFCEILSVLKLACADTTLNQVVIFAACVFILVGPLCFVLVSYTRILVAILRIQSGEGRRKAFSTCSSHLCVVGLFFGSAIVMYMAPKSQHPEEQQKILFLFYSFFNPMLNPMIYSLRNAEVKGALRRSLCKESHTWLVWCSDHKSW, from the coding sequence ATGGAGGAAAATCAGACCATGGTCACAGAGTTCGTCCTGCTGGGATTCTGTCTTGGCCCGAGGATTCACCTAgttctttttctacttttctctctcttctatactttGACCATACTGGGGAATGGGACTATCCTTGCAATAATCTGCCTGGACTCCAGACTCcacactcccatgtacttcttcctgtcCCACCTGGCCATTGTCGATATGGCCTATGCCTGCAACACAGTGCCGCAGACACTCATAAACCTCTTGGATGAGACCAGGCCCATCAGCTTTGCTGGATGCATGACACAGACTTTTCTCTTCTTGACTTTTGCACACACAGAATGTGTGCTCCTTGTTGTGATGTCCTATGACCGGTATGTAGCCATCTGTCACCCCCTGCACTACACTATTATCATGAACTGGAGAGTGTGTACCATCCTTGCTGCTGTTTCCTGGATAGTTAGCTTTCTCCTTGCTCTGGTCCATTTAGTTCTCATCCTGAGGCTGCCCTTCTGTGGACCTCATGAAATCAATCACTTTTTCTGTGAAATCCTGTCTGTCCTCAAGCTGGCCTGTGCTGACACAACACTCAATCAAGTTGTCATCTTTGCAGCTTGTGTCTTCATATTAGTCGGACCTCTGTGCTTTGTACTAGTCTCCTACACTCGTATCCTGGTGGCAATCCTGAGGATCCAGTCAGGGGAGGGCCGCAGAAAGGCCTTCTCCACCTGTTCTTCCCACCTCTGTGTGGTCGGGCTCTTCTTTGGCAGCGCCATCGTCATGTACATGGCCcccaagtcccagcacccagaggaGCAGCAGAAGatccttttcttattttacagTTTTTTCAACCCAATGTTGAACCCCAtgatctacagcctgaggaatgCTGAGGTCAAGGGAGCCCTCAGGAGGTCACTGTGCAAAGAAAGTCACACTTGGTTGGTGTGGTGTTCAGACCACAAGTCTTGGTAG
- the LOC127677430 gene encoding olfactory receptor 2A1/2A42-like: MEENQTMVTEFILLGFCLGPRIHLVLFLLFSLFYTLTILGNGTILAIICLDSRLHTPMYFFLFHLAFVDMAYACNTVPQTLINLLDETRPISFAGCMTQTFLFLVFAHTECVLLVVMSYDRYVAICHPLHYTVIMNWRLCTILAAVSWIVSFLLSLVHLVLILRLPFCGPHEINHFFCEILSVLKLACADTTLNQVVIFAASVFILVGPLCLVLVSYTYILVAILRIQSGEGRRKAFSTCSSHLCVVGLFFGSAIVMYMAPKSQHPEEQQKILFLFYSFFNPMLNPLIYSLRNAEVKGVLRRSLCKESHTCLVWCLDHKSW; the protein is encoded by the coding sequence ATGGAGGAAAATCAGACCATGGTCACAGAGTTCATCCTGCTTGGATTCTGTCTTGGGCCAAGGATTCACCTAgttctttttctacttttctctctcttctatactttGACCATACTGGGGAATGGGACTATCCTTGCAATAATCTGCCTGGACTCCAGACTCcacactcccatgtacttcttcctgttCCACCTGGCCTTTGTCGATATGGCCTATGCCTGCAACACAGTGCCGCAGACACTCATAAACCTCTTGGATGAGACCAGGCCCATCAGCTTTGCTGGATGCATGACACAgacctttcttttcttggtttttgcaCACACAGAATGTGTGCTCCTTGTTGTGATGTCCTATGACCGGTATGTAGCCATCTGCCACCCTCTACACTACACTGTCATCATGAACTGGAGATTGTGTACCATCCTTGCTGCTGTTTCCTGGATAGTTAGCTTCCTCCTTTCCCTGGTCCATTTAGTTCTCATCCTGAGGCTGCCCTTCTGTGGACCACATGAAATCAATCACTTCTTCTGTGAAATCCTGTCTGTCCTCAAGCTGGCCTGTGCTGACACAACACTCAATCAAGTTGTCATCTTTGCAGCTTCTGTGTTCATATTAGTCGGGCCTTTGTGCCTTGTTCTAGTCTCCTACACATACATCCTGGTGGCAATCCTGAGGATCCAGTCAGGGGAGGGCCGCAGAAAGGCCTTCTCCACCTGTTCCTCCCACCTCTGTGTGGTAGGGCTCTTCTTTGGCAGTGCCATCGTCATGTACATGGCCcccaagtcccagcacccagaggaGCAGCAGAAGATCCTTTTCCTGTTTTACAGTTTTTTCAACCCAATGCTGAACCCCTtgatctacagcctgaggaatgCTGAGGTTAAGGGAGTCCTCAGGAGGTCACTGTGCAAAGAAAGTCACacctgtttggtgtggtgtttggACCACAAATCTTGGTAG